AGTACATCAGAAATAGAGCTATAAATTTCTCCTTCTTCCAATGTTAATCCTAAAGCTTGAGCAATCTCTTTCCCTCTATCTGTAGGAAAAGAAAGCACAGGTTTTTCTCTACCTATTTGTGAGACTATTATATCAGCATATAAAGGGCGAAAATTCTCACAACCTGCACATACAGGTCTGATTCCTGATGGATTTTCTCCATTTTTTAAAGATTCTTTATATCTTGAAATTAAATTATCATTTATAACTTTTTGGTCAATTAAAACTTCATACGGATAAACACCACCACATTCAAGCCCTATTATAATTATATTTTCAAGATGTGCTTGGTTTAATTTAGCCAATTCTATTAATGCTCTTATTTCACAAGGTCTTAATACAACCGCAACAGGTTCTAAAGGGGCATTTTTTAAAGTAAAATAAGATATTACTTTACCTCCATTAGCAGGCATTGCTGGAAAATCAGGAACTAATCCAGAAAGATTATCTTTTGAAACAACTAATGAATAAGCAACTTTCCCTAATTTATCTTCTAAACTTCGTAAGGCTATTATTCCTTTAACTAATTTTTTTTCTAACAAGGTTTCCAAAAAACCCAAAAGCCCAGATGTGCCTAACTCTGTTACTTTTGCCATTTGCTTTCCCCTTCTCAAATATATTTTTATTTACTACTCCGTAAGTAATACGTCAAGTAAAAATTTATGATATTAAAGATAACTTGACTGTTTTAAACTTACCATTAAAAATGAGATATGTGTGGAATAAAAAAACTCATTCCAAAGGTCACAAATACAATAAAAAAGCATAAACTCATTTCTGAAAATGAACATATACTTATAGCAGTTTCTGGTGGGCCTGATTCTATAGCTTTATTACATATACTTTATCATTTAAAACATGACTATAATTTAAAACTAGGTATAGTGCACTTTGAGCATGGTATAAGAGGAGAAAGCTCTTTAAGAGATGCAAAATTTGTAGAAAGAGTAGCCAAAAATTTAAATCTACCATTTTATATAGGTTATGGTAAGGCAAGGGAATATGCTAAACAGAAAAAGCTTTCTTTAGAAGTAGCAGCACGAGAATTGAGATATAATTTTTTTAATGAAATATTGTCAAAAACAAAAGCAGATAAATTAGCATTAGGACATACTGCTGATGATCAAGTAGAGGAGATTCTAAGAAGATTTTTAAGGGGCACAGCAGATTTAAGTGGAATTCCTGTAAAAAGAGGAAAATTTATTCGTCCATTGCTTTTTATATATAAAGAAGAAATTTTAAAGGCACTTAAAGAAGATAATATTGATTATGTAATTGATGAAACTAATTTAAACAGAAGATTTTTCCGAAATAGAATAAGACTTGAACTTATCCCTATTCTTTTGAAATTTAACCCAAAATTTAAAGAAAATCTTTTAGATATGGCTTTAATTTGGAAAGAAGAAAGAGAATGGTTAAAGATTTTAATAAGAGAAGCCAAAGAAAAAAGTGTAGAGAAAGTAAAAGAAGGCGTAAAAATAGACCTTTCTTTATTTTCTCAATATCATCCTGCTTTAAAAAGACATATTTTAACAGAAATATTACAAGAACTTTCTTTACCTTTTACTAAACGACATATTGAAAATCTTTTAAAAATTGCTATTCCTTATGGACCTCATAAAATAATCAGTTTACCTAAGGGTTTTAAGGGGTATAAAGAAAGTGCTTATTTATTTATTACTCCTGTTCCTTTTAAAGAAATTGAATATCATTATGAAATAAATGCTCCTGGAACAATAAATATAAAAGAGATTAATCTTACATTTAAAATCGAAATAATTGAAAAAAAGCCAGAAACAAAAATAGACATTTCACCAGATAAAGCCTATTTTGATTTTGAAAAAGTCTCTTTTCCTATTGAAATCAGACCTTATAA
This genomic stretch from Candidatus Desulfofervidus auxilii harbors:
- a CDS encoding Coenzyme F420 hydrogenase/dehydrogenase, beta subunit C-terminal domain; the protein is MAKVTELGTSGLLGFLETLLEKKLVKGIIALRSLEDKLGKVAYSLVVSKDNLSGLVPDFPAMPANGGKVISYFTLKNAPLEPVAVVLRPCEIRALIELAKLNQAHLENIIIIGLECGGVYPYEVLIDQKVINDNLISRYKESLKNGENPSGIRPVCAGCENFRPLYADIIVSQIGREKPVLSFPTDRGKEIAQALGLTLEEGEIYSSISDVLLEKRKEEKENISKRIKEEIRGIEGLVKIFDRCIACHCCSYVCPICYCKDCFFESATFDYSPMYYYNMLQDKGTIKLPVDTLLFHLGRMTHMATSCVACGMCEDVCPVNIPVARIFKTIGSDLQQLFNYLPGRDLEEALPLTIYETEEFHEIEE
- the tilS gene encoding tRNA lysidine(34) synthetase TilS, producing the protein MCGIKKLIPKVTNTIKKHKLISENEHILIAVSGGPDSIALLHILYHLKHDYNLKLGIVHFEHGIRGESSLRDAKFVERVAKNLNLPFYIGYGKAREYAKQKKLSLEVAARELRYNFFNEILSKTKADKLALGHTADDQVEEILRRFLRGTADLSGIPVKRGKFIRPLLFIYKEEILKALKEDNIDYVIDETNLNRRFFRNRIRLELIPILLKFNPKFKENLLDMALIWKEEREWLKILIREAKEKSVEKVKEGVKIDLSLFSQYHPALKRHILTEILQELSLPFTKRHIENLLKIAIPYGPHKIISLPKGFKGYKESAYLFITPVPFKEIEYHYEINAPGTINIKEINLTFKIEIIEKKPETKIDISPDKAYFDFEKVSFPIEIRPYKPGDRFYPIGRKGSKKLKDFFIDSHIPYSERKKYPIFLSDKKIIWIAGLCMDERAKPTSKTKKCLIITKLQ